One genomic window of Polyangium aurulentum includes the following:
- a CDS encoding WD40 repeat domain-containing serine/threonine protein kinase — protein MADRRERDNSEEPTEVAGPHEARPAAGVKNRAAAVPPRTSPSRAGSRFEPGATIGHYEIIRPLGQGGMGEVYLARDTRLGRRVALKFLLQVDALHSGRFFVEARATAQLAHENIVALHDIAEHEGLPYMALEYVPGKTLSTWLRERRDDGLRPGIPPLRAAELMLPVARALQCAHEAGIVHRDLKPSNIMLAESGAVKVLDFGIAKLLGDASPSEAPTTAPEAWTSDPAAMAALTETGVMIGTRAYMAPEQWRGEPVDGRADIWALGVMLHQMTSGEHPLAPLTPESLVTVGLHDVPMPSVRERIPEIGKLGSVIDRCLLKHREDRLGSARELCEELDAILRPHASALRAEDEDASPYAGLAAFQERDATRFFGREALVEHIVSRLVEQPFLSLIGSSGAGKSSLVRAGVIPALKRGGDAWAAFVLRPGPRPLAALADLLLQHSWQRTTDGAPDSLPLSGDLASLSNRLRREPGFLGVLVRSRARRRRERILLFVDQFEEVYTLASEDEREAFLRCLSGAADDPSSPVRVIVSIRHDFLDRVASSASALSELVSRGTVLVGPLDRRGLQSALVTPAEVLSHRFESEALVTEMLDALSRTVGALPLLQFTAAKLWEGRDRARRLLTEASYRAFGGVEGALASHADSVVSGMSEAERTWARALLLRLVTPERTRALVTRRELSEIGSSAPEVERVLERLVDARLLVVETASGGESTVELVHESLIERWPLLGRWLEQEADDAHFRARLRNAAKEWEASGFAEGLLWRGDAAEEARRWRVRQGGQGEADKLSAREAQYLSAVVGLDERERRRKRQVVAVVIASLSLVVLVVSALAVRSSRETARAEQEAARARARQEETARSAARARNATRMAAARERQGDPTTVLALLREIEPKSAPRGWSELAGWARMGASRVVLTHDDAVRSAAFSPDGARIATTSEDLALRVWNADGSGKPLVLRGHDARVFAATFSPDGKRIASASWDKTVRVWNADGSGEPLVLRGHDHYVYAASFSPDGKRIASASWDRTVRVWNADGSGQPLVLRGHEATLQSVAFSPDGKRIASASWDKTVRVWNADGSGQPLVLRGHDSHVYSVAWSPDGRHIVSASVDKTLRVWNADGSGEPLVLRGHADQVWSAAFSPDGRHIASASVDTTVRVWNADGSGQSLVFGGHQSMVFAVGWSPDGERLVSASNDGTARVWNTAGSNHILVLRGHEGAVGSAHFSPDGQRIVSASEDRTVRVWNADGSGRPLVLRGHESDVNAATWSPDAKRIVSASADRTLRVWNADGSGQPLVLRGHEDQPSRASFSPDGARIVSASFDKTLRIWNADGTGEPLVLRGHDEVVHTAGWSPDGKRIVSASWDKTVRVWNADGTGEPLILRGHERRVRAAAWSPDGKRIVSASEDKTVRVWNADGTGEPLIFRGHEDWINSAAFSPDGKRIVTASFDKTVRLWDAEGSGQLLTLRSSSAPILAAGWSPDGKRVVAASYDRNVTVWSDLEPLRDADDPRLWTATSYCMPLEVRHRLLDFPEEQSRADLERCQRRSDVAGR, from the coding sequence GTGGCGGATCGTCGAGAGCGCGACAATTCGGAGGAGCCCACGGAAGTCGCGGGGCCCCACGAAGCGAGACCGGCGGCCGGCGTAAAAAACCGCGCCGCCGCGGTCCCCCCCCGAACATCGCCATCGCGAGCCGGTTCACGCTTCGAGCCCGGAGCGACGATCGGCCACTACGAGATCATCCGTCCCCTGGGGCAGGGCGGGATGGGCGAGGTGTACCTGGCGCGTGATACGCGGCTGGGGCGGCGGGTGGCGCTCAAGTTCCTGCTCCAGGTGGACGCGCTGCACAGCGGTCGATTCTTCGTGGAGGCGCGCGCGACCGCGCAGCTCGCTCACGAGAACATCGTGGCCCTGCACGACATCGCCGAGCACGAGGGGCTGCCGTACATGGCGCTCGAATACGTGCCGGGGAAGACCCTGTCGACGTGGCTCCGCGAGCGCCGCGACGACGGCCTGCGTCCGGGAATACCGCCCTTGCGCGCAGCCGAGCTGATGTTGCCGGTGGCACGGGCGCTTCAATGCGCGCACGAGGCGGGAATCGTGCATCGCGACCTCAAGCCGAGCAACATCATGCTGGCCGAGAGCGGCGCGGTGAAGGTGCTCGATTTCGGCATCGCCAAGCTCCTCGGCGACGCGTCCCCCTCCGAGGCCCCCACGACGGCGCCCGAGGCGTGGACCAGCGATCCCGCTGCAATGGCGGCGTTGACCGAGACGGGCGTCATGATCGGGACACGCGCCTACATGGCGCCGGAGCAATGGCGGGGCGAGCCCGTGGACGGGCGCGCGGACATCTGGGCGCTCGGGGTGATGCTCCATCAGATGACCTCGGGCGAGCACCCGCTCGCGCCGCTCACGCCCGAATCGCTCGTCACCGTGGGCCTGCACGACGTGCCCATGCCCAGCGTGCGAGAGCGAATTCCCGAGATCGGAAAGCTCGGCTCGGTCATCGATCGGTGCTTGCTCAAGCACAGGGAGGACAGGCTCGGCTCGGCGCGGGAGCTGTGCGAGGAGCTCGATGCGATCCTGCGCCCCCACGCGAGCGCGCTGCGCGCCGAGGACGAGGATGCGAGCCCCTATGCAGGGCTCGCGGCCTTTCAGGAGCGGGACGCGACGCGCTTCTTCGGCCGGGAGGCGCTGGTCGAGCACATCGTGTCGCGGCTCGTCGAGCAGCCGTTTCTTTCGCTCATCGGCTCGTCGGGCGCGGGCAAATCGTCGCTCGTGCGCGCGGGCGTGATCCCGGCGCTCAAGCGCGGCGGTGACGCCTGGGCGGCCTTCGTGCTGCGCCCGGGCCCCCGCCCGCTCGCGGCCCTCGCCGACCTTTTATTGCAGCATTCCTGGCAACGCACGACCGACGGCGCCCCGGATTCTCTCCCCCTCTCGGGCGACCTCGCGTCCCTTTCGAATCGGCTGCGCCGCGAGCCTGGTTTTCTCGGCGTGCTCGTGCGCAGCCGTGCCCGGCGGCGCCGCGAGCGGATCCTTTTGTTCGTCGATCAATTCGAGGAGGTTTACACGCTCGCCTCGGAGGACGAGCGCGAGGCCTTCCTCCGCTGCCTCTCGGGCGCGGCCGACGACCCGAGCTCGCCGGTGCGCGTGATCGTCTCGATCCGGCACGACTTTCTCGATCGCGTCGCGTCGAGCGCCTCGGCGCTCTCGGAGCTGGTCAGCCGGGGGACGGTGCTGGTCGGGCCGCTCGATCGCCGGGGTTTGCAGAGCGCGCTGGTCACGCCGGCCGAGGTGCTCTCCCATCGATTCGAATCCGAGGCCCTGGTGACCGAGATGCTCGACGCGCTCTCGCGCACCGTGGGGGCATTGCCGCTCTTGCAATTCACGGCCGCGAAGCTGTGGGAGGGGCGCGATCGGGCCCGGCGGCTCTTGACCGAGGCGAGCTATCGGGCTTTCGGCGGGGTGGAAGGCGCGCTGGCGAGCCATGCGGACAGCGTGGTCTCGGGCATGAGCGAGGCGGAGCGGACGTGGGCGCGGGCCTTGTTGCTGCGGCTCGTGACGCCGGAGCGGACGCGGGCGCTCGTCACGCGCCGCGAGCTGAGCGAGATTGGCTCCTCGGCGCCCGAGGTCGAGCGGGTGCTCGAGCGGCTCGTCGACGCGCGCCTGCTCGTCGTGGAGACCGCCAGCGGGGGCGAGAGCACGGTCGAGCTCGTGCACGAGTCCTTGATAGAGCGCTGGCCCTTGCTCGGCCGCTGGCTCGAGCAGGAGGCGGACGACGCCCATTTTCGCGCGCGATTGCGCAACGCTGCCAAGGAGTGGGAGGCGAGCGGCTTTGCCGAGGGCCTGCTCTGGCGCGGGGACGCCGCGGAGGAGGCCCGGCGCTGGCGCGTTCGTCAGGGCGGCCAGGGCGAGGCGGACAAGCTCAGCGCGCGGGAGGCGCAATACCTTTCGGCGGTCGTCGGGCTGGACGAGCGCGAGCGACGGAGAAAGCGGCAGGTCGTCGCGGTGGTGATCGCGAGCCTGAGCCTCGTCGTGCTCGTCGTCTCGGCCCTGGCGGTCCGGTCGAGCCGGGAGACGGCGCGGGCGGAGCAAGAGGCGGCGCGGGCGCGGGCGCGCCAGGAGGAGACGGCACGCAGCGCCGCGCGCGCTCGCAACGCCACGCGGATGGCTGCGGCCCGGGAGCGGCAGGGCGATCCCACGACGGTGCTCGCCTTGCTGCGCGAGATCGAGCCGAAATCGGCGCCGCGGGGCTGGAGCGAGCTTGCGGGGTGGGCGAGGATGGGGGCTTCGCGGGTGGTGCTCACCCACGACGACGCGGTCCGGTCTGCGGCGTTCAGCCCCGATGGAGCGCGCATCGCCACCACCTCGGAGGACCTGGCCTTGCGGGTGTGGAATGCCGACGGCTCGGGAAAGCCGCTCGTCTTGCGAGGGCACGACGCCCGCGTCTTCGCGGCGACCTTCAGCCCCGATGGAAAGCGCATCGCCTCCGCGTCCTGGGACAAGACGGTGCGCGTCTGGAATGCCGACGGCTCCGGCGAGCCCCTCGTGCTCCGCGGACACGACCATTACGTTTACGCGGCGTCCTTCAGCCCCGACGGCAAGCGTATCGCCTCCGCGTCCTGGGACAGGACGGTGCGCGTCTGGAATGCCGACGGCTCCGGGCAGCCCCTCGTGCTCCGAGGACACGAGGCGACCCTTCAATCGGTGGCCTTCAGCCCCGATGGAAAGCGCATTGCCTCCGCGTCCTGGGACAAGACGGTGCGCGTCTGGAATGCCGACGGCTCCGGGCAGCCCCTCGTGCTCCGCGGACACGATAGTCACGTCTATTCGGTCGCCTGGAGCCCCGACGGACGGCACATCGTCTCTGCGTCCGTGGACAAGACGCTGCGGGTGTGGAATGCCGATGGCTCCGGCGAGCCCCTCGTGCTCCGAGGACACGCGGATCAGGTCTGGTCGGCGGCCTTCAGCCCCGACGGCCGGCATATCGCCTCCGCGTCCGTGGACACGACGGTGCGGGTGTGGAACGCCGACGGCTCCGGGCAGTCCCTCGTATTCGGGGGGCACCAGAGCATGGTCTTCGCGGTGGGGTGGAGCCCCGACGGCGAGCGCCTCGTCTCCGCCTCCAACGATGGCACGGCGCGCGTGTGGAATACCGCAGGCTCGAACCACATCCTCGTGCTCCGAGGGCACGAGGGTGCGGTCGGCTCGGCCCATTTCAGCCCCGATGGCCAGCGCATCGTCTCGGCGTCCGAGGACAGGACGGTGCGGGTGTGGAATGCCGACGGCTCCGGACGGCCCCTCGTGCTCCGCGGACACGAGTCGGACGTCAATGCGGCGACGTGGAGCCCCGACGCCAAGAGAATCGTCTCCGCGTCAGCGGACAGGACCCTTCGGGTATGGAATGCCGATGGCTCCGGACAGCCCCTCGTGCTTCGCGGACACGAGGATCAGCCCAGCCGGGCCTCCTTCAGCCCCGACGGCGCGCGGATCGTCTCCGCGTCGTTCGACAAGACCTTGCGCATATGGAACGCCGACGGCACGGGCGAGCCCCTCGTGCTCCGAGGCCACGACGAGGTCGTCCACACGGCCGGGTGGAGCCCCGACGGCAAGAGAATCGTCTCCGCGTCCTGGGACAAGACGGTGCGCGTGTGGAATGCCGACGGCACGGGCGAGCCCCTTATCCTGCGCGGCCACGAGCGCCGCGTCCGCGCGGCCGCGTGGAGCCCCGACGGCAAGAGAATCGTCTCCGCTTCCGAAGACAAGACGGTGCGGGTCTGGAATGCCGACGGCACGGGCGAGCCCTTGATTTTCCGCGGTCACGAGGACTGGATCAACTCCGCCGCATTCAGCCCCGACGGCAAACGCATCGTCACGGCGTCCTTCGACAAGACCGTGCGATTGTGGGACGCCGAAGGCTCCGGACAGCTCCTCACGCTCCGCAGCTCGAGTGCGCCCATCCTCGCGGCGGGGTGGAGCCCCGACGGAAAGCGTGTCGTCGCGGCCTCGTACGACCGCAACGTGACCGTGTGGAGCGACCTCGAGCCTCTGCGCGACGCCGACGACCCGCGCCTCTGGACCGCCACCAGCTATTGCATGCCCCTCGAGGTCCGCCACCGCCTGCTCGATTTCCCGGAAGAGCAATCACGCGCCGACCTCGAGCGCTGCCAGCGGCGGAGCGACGTGGCCGGACGCTGA
- a CDS encoding serine/threonine-protein kinase: MRHGDTLANRFVIERLAGSGGMGEVYRAADRQTGQPVAIKVLLGEQEGDVARFEREARILSAIAHPNIVRYVTRGVLPEGDPYLVMEWLEGEDLAARLARGPLPAADAVALAAAVAEALGALHEQGIVHRDLKPSNVFLARGRIDDIKLLDFGIARSNAATRLTGTGHMLGTAAYMAPEQASGASTLDARADVFALGCTLFECLTGEKAFDGAHVMAILTKILFNDAPRLEEKLPGLPGPLCALVDRMLSKSPQERPANGRAVAMALRGLGDVRNAQLADTLEAPPPAALTRSEQRAVAVIFIGPAAAGVPANDERLAAEAAAHGGRFERLFDGSAAVLLSGPQVATDLAAQAARCALSLGRHAHGRRITLAIGRGEETGRLPVGPAIDRAARLLGGQDAGQTSSAHVRLDDAAVGLLDARFEVLKDSGVFVLRAERDVAEVRTLLGKPTPCVGRDRELRHIEASFDDCASEGRARAVLVTGPAGMGKSRIGREIVQRLRARGEPISVWIARGELLGAGSALGMLAELVREACGIQAGEPLEMRRDKLRARVEERLPERDRRRVTEFLGEIIGASFPDEGSLPLASARQDAQLMSDQIRAAFIDFLGAECEVTPVLVLLEDLHWGDGATVRILDAALRDLQEKPVFVFALARPEVHDVFPRLWADRGYEQICLNQLGKKASEQLVRHVLGERVAPEALERVVRLADGNAFYLEELIRATAEGRGADLPETVVAMVQSRLAGLHEIQRRILRAASVFGNTFWSAGVAALLGDTTGATNVASRLRELVEGELVTVQRQSRFAAEEEYAFRHALVREGAYAMLTEGDLRLGHRLAGEWLEQHGETDPLVLAGHFQKGGDDVRAAGFYLRAAEMANGSGDSESAIAHARQGLGCGPSQGTRVELLGVLCEASAWNLEMSAAALPDAQDLLRIAPDGSKAWIQSLFAKLAGASVLGRGDEMLSVVDALAQSTPAPGGAGLFVFVCGAAAYVLDTMGRVSQADALLERASRVSQHHGANTLARAHYNSYRALRIMVNGRGSALDALQHTHTLSVFFQAIGHRRLFAAAAIIGGMSEWCLGVPEVGVAGLEQQHLPDEELGHLGDVRCVALGWLLADSGALEKALGAADARIRLAQAWRIPPSEARGRWVRAEVLRRAGDLEAAEREIQSALAMAVPLDQPGVLASMAALRLAQGRPAEALVAAQEGMTKYEHMGACSFFRAAFVRLVHAECLQAAGDHEGAKAAITRSREWLLGVAAQVGDDEYRKSFLANVPENRRLLELAERWVGPSPA; the protein is encoded by the coding sequence GTGCGCCACGGGGATACGCTTGCAAATCGCTTCGTGATCGAGCGCCTCGCGGGCAGCGGGGGCATGGGCGAGGTCTATCGCGCAGCGGACCGGCAGACTGGGCAGCCCGTGGCGATCAAGGTGCTGCTGGGCGAGCAGGAGGGAGACGTCGCCAGGTTCGAGCGGGAAGCCCGCATTCTATCGGCAATCGCGCACCCGAACATCGTACGGTATGTGACGCGAGGGGTCCTGCCCGAGGGGGATCCTTATCTCGTGATGGAATGGCTCGAGGGGGAGGACCTCGCCGCGCGGCTCGCGCGAGGCCCCCTCCCCGCGGCGGATGCCGTCGCGCTGGCCGCTGCGGTAGCCGAAGCGCTTGGCGCGTTGCACGAGCAGGGCATCGTGCACAGGGATCTGAAGCCGAGCAACGTGTTCCTCGCGAGAGGCCGGATCGACGATATCAAGCTCCTCGATTTCGGGATTGCACGGAGCAATGCGGCGACGCGGCTCACGGGTACGGGGCACATGCTGGGGACGGCTGCGTACATGGCGCCCGAGCAGGCCAGCGGCGCTTCCACGCTCGACGCGCGCGCCGACGTGTTCGCCCTGGGATGCACGCTCTTCGAATGCCTGACGGGGGAGAAGGCTTTCGACGGCGCCCACGTGATGGCGATCCTGACGAAGATCCTGTTCAACGACGCGCCCCGCCTGGAGGAGAAGCTTCCGGGGCTGCCGGGTCCGCTCTGCGCTCTCGTGGACCGGATGCTCTCGAAATCGCCGCAGGAGCGACCCGCGAATGGTCGTGCCGTCGCGATGGCATTGCGGGGGCTCGGGGACGTGCGGAATGCGCAGCTCGCCGACACGCTGGAGGCGCCGCCCCCTGCGGCCCTGACGAGGAGCGAGCAGCGGGCGGTGGCCGTGATCTTCATCGGCCCCGCGGCGGCGGGGGTCCCCGCGAATGACGAGCGCCTCGCGGCGGAGGCGGCGGCGCACGGCGGTCGATTCGAGCGGCTGTTCGACGGCTCGGCGGCGGTGCTCCTTTCGGGTCCGCAGGTGGCGACGGACCTGGCGGCGCAGGCGGCGCGGTGCGCGCTCTCGCTCGGGCGACATGCTCACGGCCGGCGGATCACGCTGGCCATCGGGCGGGGCGAGGAGACGGGACGATTGCCCGTGGGGCCGGCCATCGACCGCGCCGCGAGGCTGCTCGGCGGGCAGGATGCCGGGCAGACCTCGAGCGCGCACGTGCGGCTGGACGACGCGGCCGTGGGGCTCCTGGATGCGCGGTTCGAGGTCCTGAAGGACAGCGGGGTCTTCGTCCTGCGCGCGGAGCGCGACGTCGCCGAGGTGCGCACCCTGCTCGGAAAACCCACGCCGTGCGTCGGGAGAGATCGGGAGCTGCGGCATATCGAGGCGTCGTTCGACGATTGCGCGAGCGAGGGGCGGGCGCGGGCGGTCCTCGTCACCGGGCCTGCCGGCATGGGCAAATCGCGCATTGGCCGGGAGATCGTGCAGAGGCTGCGGGCGCGTGGCGAGCCCATCTCGGTCTGGATTGCCCGCGGTGAGCTGCTCGGCGCGGGGTCGGCGCTGGGGATGCTGGCGGAGCTCGTGCGGGAAGCCTGCGGGATCCAGGCTGGCGAGCCGCTCGAAATGCGGCGAGACAAGCTCCGCGCCCGCGTCGAGGAGCGGCTGCCCGAGCGCGACCGCAGGCGGGTGACGGAGTTTCTCGGGGAGATCATCGGCGCGTCATTTCCCGACGAGGGGAGCTTGCCGCTCGCTTCGGCGCGTCAGGACGCGCAGCTCATGAGCGATCAGATCCGCGCGGCCTTCATCGATTTTCTCGGTGCGGAGTGCGAGGTTACGCCGGTGCTCGTCCTTCTCGAGGATCTGCACTGGGGGGACGGCGCGACGGTGCGGATCCTCGACGCGGCCCTCCGCGATCTGCAAGAAAAACCCGTCTTCGTGTTCGCTCTGGCGCGCCCGGAGGTTCACGACGTATTCCCGCGGCTCTGGGCGGATCGAGGATACGAGCAGATCTGCCTGAACCAGCTCGGGAAGAAGGCCAGCGAGCAGCTCGTGCGGCACGTGCTGGGCGAGCGCGTGGCGCCAGAGGCGCTGGAGCGCGTGGTGCGGCTCGCGGATGGAAATGCATTCTATCTGGAGGAGCTGATCCGGGCGACGGCCGAGGGAAGAGGTGCCGACCTGCCCGAGACGGTGGTGGCGATGGTGCAATCGCGCCTGGCCGGGCTCCACGAGATACAGCGCCGGATCTTGCGGGCCGCGAGCGTCTTCGGCAATACGTTCTGGTCCGCAGGCGTGGCGGCGTTGCTCGGCGATACGACGGGCGCGACGAACGTGGCCTCCCGGCTCCGGGAGCTCGTGGAGGGTGAGCTCGTGACGGTGCAGCGGCAGAGCCGGTTTGCCGCCGAGGAGGAGTACGCTTTCCGGCATGCGCTCGTGCGTGAGGGGGCGTATGCGATGCTCACGGAGGGGGACCTGCGCCTCGGGCATCGGCTCGCGGGGGAATGGCTGGAGCAGCACGGCGAGACGGACCCGCTGGTCCTGGCGGGGCATTTCCAGAAGGGCGGGGACGACGTCAGGGCGGCCGGGTTTTACCTGCGGGCTGCGGAGATGGCCAACGGCAGCGGCGACTCGGAGTCCGCCATCGCCCACGCACGCCAGGGCCTCGGTTGTGGCCCCTCGCAGGGGACGCGGGTCGAGCTGCTCGGGGTTTTATGCGAGGCCAGCGCGTGGAATCTCGAAATGTCGGCCGCTGCGCTCCCCGACGCGCAAGATCTCCTTCGCATCGCCCCCGATGGATCCAAGGCCTGGATCCAGAGCCTTTTTGCGAAGCTGGCTGGCGCGAGCGTCCTCGGCAGGGGTGACGAGATGCTCTCGGTGGTCGACGCCCTCGCGCAATCGACGCCAGCGCCGGGCGGCGCCGGCCTTTTCGTGTTCGTTTGCGGGGCCGCGGCGTACGTGCTCGACACCATGGGTCGTGTATCGCAAGCGGACGCCCTCCTCGAGAGGGCATCGAGGGTCTCCCAGCATCACGGCGCGAACACGCTCGCGAGGGCCCATTACAATAGCTACCGCGCCCTCCGGATCATGGTCAACGGCAGGGGAAGCGCGCTGGATGCCCTCCAGCACACCCACACGTTGAGCGTGTTCTTCCAGGCCATCGGTCACCGGCGTCTCTTTGCAGCGGCGGCGATCATCGGGGGGATGAGCGAATGGTGCCTGGGTGTGCCCGAGGTGGGCGTCGCGGGGCTCGAGCAACAGCACCTTCCGGACGAGGAGCTGGGACATCTCGGCGACGTCCGCTGCGTTGCGCTCGGCTGGCTCCTGGCCGACAGCGGCGCCCTGGAGAAGGCGCTCGGGGCCGCTGACGCGCGCATCCGACTGGCGCAGGCGTGGCGTATTCCTCCCAGCGAAGCGCGTGGCCGCTGGGTGCGCGCGGAGGTGCTTCGGCGCGCGGGGGATCTCGAGGCTGCCGAGCGGGAGATCCAGTCGGCCCTTGCCATGGCCGTCCCGCTCGATCAGCCAGGCGTCCTGGCCAGCATGGCGGCATTGCGGCTCGCGCAGGGAAGGCCAGCCGAAGCGCTGGTCGCCGCGCAGGAAGGCATGACGAAGTACGAGCACATGGGTGCTTGCAGCTTTTTCCGCGCGGCCTTCGTGCGCCTCGTCCACGCCGAATGTCTGCAAGCGGCCGGCGATCATGAAGGCGCGAAGGCCGCCATCACCCGATCGAGAGAATGGCTCCTCGGGGTCGCCGCGCAGGTCGGCGATGACGAATATCGCAAGAGCTTCCTCGCGAACGTCCCCGAGAACCGGCGGCTCCTCGAGCTCGCGGAGCGATGGGTCGGGCCGAGCCCGGCGTGA
- a CDS encoding oxidoreductase has product MAQAAKIWFVTGISRGLGKAIAEAALERGDVVIGTTRDGTSDIATQSGRLHVLPLDVTQREAARATVAAAHALHGRLDVVVNNAGFGLLGAVEEATDEETRDVFAVNFFGTLHVTQAALPLLRAQGHGHIVNITSIAGLAPMAGSGLYAAAKFAVEGMSQSLAEEVRPLGIRVTIVEPGAFRTDFLSDRSIRHTGSKIEAYDQTSGKAARHLAEIAGKQLGDPVLGARAILRAVDAPVPPLHLVLGSDALRRTRVKIEQLSRELDAWQDVATSTDFSGTA; this is encoded by the coding sequence ATGGCGCAGGCAGCGAAGATCTGGTTCGTGACGGGTATTTCGCGGGGGCTCGGCAAGGCCATCGCCGAGGCGGCGCTCGAGAGGGGCGACGTCGTGATCGGGACGACGCGCGACGGGACGAGCGACATCGCGACGCAATCGGGGCGGCTGCACGTCCTGCCGCTCGACGTCACGCAGAGGGAGGCGGCGCGGGCGACCGTGGCCGCGGCGCACGCATTGCACGGCAGGCTCGACGTCGTCGTCAACAACGCCGGGTTCGGCCTGCTGGGCGCGGTCGAGGAGGCGACGGACGAGGAGACGCGCGACGTGTTCGCCGTGAACTTCTTCGGCACCCTCCACGTCACGCAGGCGGCGCTGCCGCTGCTCCGGGCGCAGGGGCACGGGCATATCGTGAACATCACGTCCATCGCGGGCCTCGCGCCGATGGCCGGGTCGGGGCTTTATGCGGCCGCCAAGTTCGCCGTCGAGGGGATGTCGCAGAGCCTCGCCGAGGAGGTCCGCCCGCTCGGCATCCGCGTCACGATCGTCGAGCCGGGCGCATTTCGAACGGACTTTCTATCCGACCGCTCGATCCGCCACACCGGGTCGAAAATCGAGGCGTACGACCAGACGAGCGGCAAGGCCGCGCGCCACCTCGCGGAGATCGCGGGCAAGCAGCTCGGCGATCCGGTCCTTGGGGCGAGGGCAATCCTGCGGGCGGTCGATGCGCCCGTGCCGCCGCTGCACCTCGTGCTCGGCTCGGACGCGCTGCGGCGTACCCGGGTGAAGATCGAGCAGCTCAGCCGCGAGCTCGATGCGTGGCAGGACGTCGCCACGAGCACCGATTTTTCGGGAACCGCATGA